One Tenebrio molitor chromosome 2, icTenMoli1.1, whole genome shotgun sequence genomic region harbors:
- the PKD gene encoding serine/threonine-protein kinase D3 isoform X3, with product MDGQGPEVTFLFQFGLIRDAVTVPVSSLNLKTIKDLACSFINSKIPDHGINRLEDRLLLFRHEYNSNNILQFINSASEIVDETLIEIVLTGKVMSSSSVPEITIVRPHALSVHSYKTPTFCDFCGEMLFGLVRQGLKCEGCGQNYHKRCVVKVPNNCSYTLLEDKQRRRSATLQVPRSPSGGSNSSLASANSTQTEDSGLFQAQNRSPSLGGRPAWVEKEMSSRVKIPHTFVLHSYTRPTVCQYCKKLLKGLFKQGLQCKDCNYNAHKKCLDKVPKDCTGELPKDTSCNYDYAESSASNDSQYNMTLVEDDHEAEKLNGANKYIEVIPVHDDDNDSIPSSANIPLQRIVQSVKHTKRRGSKVIKEGWLVHFTNKDRLVRRHFWRLDTKSIVLFQNDHSSKYYKEIPLSEILAIDSARIKQAEVMHCFEIRTANVDYFVGQDPLYDLQDGNNVNLPPPDSGIGAYLAKSWETSIRQALMPVTANPKPEESNESEEHIMDMSQIYQIYPDEVLGSGQFGIVYGGIHRKTTRPVAIKVIDKLRFPTKQEAQLKNEVAILQNLSHPGVVNLERMFETPERIFVVMEKLKGDMLEMILSHEKGRLTERVTKFLITQILIALKHLHSKNIVHCDLKPENVLLSSDAEFPQVKLCDFGFARIIGEKSFRRSVVGTPAYLAPEVLRNKGYNRSLDMWSVGVIVYVSLSGTFPFNEDEDINEQIQNAAFMYPPNPWKEISSDAIDLINNLLQVKQRKRYTVDKSLQHIWLQDYQTWCDLRVLENQINVRYLTHESDDARWERYRAEL from the exons atggatGGACAGGGGCCAGAAGTGACGTTTCTTTTTCAATTTGGATTAATCAGAGATGCAGTCACAGTTCCAGTGTCATCTTTGAATCTCAAAACAATTAAAGATTTAGCTTGTAGCTTTATTAATTCAAAA ATACCTGATCATGGAATAAACAGATTAGAAGATCGTTTACTTCTGTTCCGTCATGAATACAACTCGAATAATATATTGCAGTTCATCAATTCAGCTTCAGAGATTGTAGATGAGACATTAATTGAAATTGTCTTGACAGGAAaag TGATGTCTTCTTCTTCTGTCCCAGAAATCACAATAGTCAGACCACATGCTCTCTCTGTTCATTCTTACAAGACTCCAACATTTTGCGATTTTTGTGGAGAAATGCTGTTTGGACTTGTTCGTCAGGGTCTTAAGTGTGAAG GATGTGGTCAAAACTATCACAAGAGATGTGTGGTCAAAGTTCCAAATAACTGCTCATATACTTTGTTGGAGGACAAACAGAGGAGAAGGTCAGCAACACTTCAAGTGCCCAGAAGTCCTTCAGGAGGGTCCAATTCTTCTCTAGCTTCTGCCAATTCAACACAAACAGAGGATAGTGGCTTG TTTCAGGCGCAGAACAGGTCACCGTCCCTCGGGGGGCGTCCGGCGTGGGTAGAAAAAGAAATGTCGAGTAGAGTAAAGATCCCGCACACCTTCGTTTTACACAGTTATACCCGACCAACAGTGTGTCAGTACTGTAAGAAATTGTTAAAGGGACTGTTTAAGCAAGGCTTACAGTGCAAAGACTGCAATTACAACGCGCACAAAAAATGTCTTGACAAAGTACCCAAAGACTGTACTGGAGAACTACCGAAAGATACCTCCTGTAATTACGATTACGCCGAAAGTTCGGCTAGTAATGACAGTCAGTACAACATGACCCTAGTAGAAGACGACCACGAAGCCGAAAAATTGAATGGTGCTAACAAATATATTGAAGTTATTCCAGTTCATGATGATGACAACGATTCAATTCCTTCCAG TGCCAACATTCCGTTACAACGAATAGTTCAGTCTGTGAAACACACCAAGAGAAGAGGATCCAAGGTGATCAAAGAGGGCTGGTTAGTACATTTCACGAATAAGGATCGGCTGGTGCGACGCCACTTCTGGCGGCTGGACACCAAGTCCATTGTTCTATTCCAAAACGACCACAGTTCGAAATATTACAAAGAGATACCGCTGTCGGAAATATTAGCGATCGATTCTGCCCGAATTAAGCAAGCCG AAGTTATGCATTGCTTTGAAATTAGGACCGCAAATGTCGATTATTTTGTGGGTCAAGATCCTTTGTACGATCTCCAAGACGGAAATAATGTCAATTTGCCTCCGCCCGATAGTGGAATAGGCGCGTATTTAGCCAAAAGTTGGGAAACTTCCATCAGACAAGCATTAATGCCCGTCACAGCCAATCCAA AACCTGAAGAATCAAACGAAAGTGAAGAACACATTATGGACATGAGCCAAATTTATCAGATCTACCCTGATGAAGTTCTGGGTTCAGGACAGTTTGGTATTGTCTATGGCGGAATTCACAGAAAAACCACGAGACCTGTAGCTATTAAA gtGATTGACAAATTAAGGTTTCCAACTAAACAGGAAGCACAGCTGAAAAATGAAGTtgcaattttgcaaaatttatccCATCCAGGTGTAGTCAATTTAGAACGGATGTTTGAAACACCTGAGAGAATATTTGTGGTTATGGAAAAATTGAAGGGTGACATGCTAGAAATGATATTGTCCCACGAAAAGGGACGGTTGACGGAAcgagttacaaaatttttgataacaCAA ATATTAATTGCCCTGAAGCACCTGCATAGCAAAAATATCGTCCACTGTGATCTAAAGCCGGAAAACGTTCTTTTAAGTTCAGACGCAGAATTCCCTCAAGTCAAACTTTGCGATTTCGGTTTTGCTCGAATTATTGGAGAAAAATCCTTTCGCAGATCGGTAGTGGGAACACCCGCTTATCTTG CACCCGAAGTCCTTCGAAATAAAGGATACAACCGCTCTTTAGATATGTGGAGTGTCGGCGTGATAGTTTACGTAAGCTTGAGTGGCACCTTTCCGTTCAACGAAGACGAAGATATTAACGAACAGATTCAAAATGCCGCTTTTATGTATCCGCCAAATCCGTGGAAAGAAATCTCATCGGATG CCATAGATTTGATAAATAACTTGCTACAAGTTAAACAGAGAAAACGGTACACCGTGGACAAGTCTTTGCAACACATTTGGTTACAG GATTATCAAACCTGGTGCGACCTGAGGGTGCTCGAGAACCAAATAAATGTTCGATACTTGACCCACGAATCAGATGATGCGAGATGGGAACGATACAGGGCGGAGCTCTGA